GCATGCCGACCTTCGATTTCAAGCAACTGGATGTCTTCAGCAGCGTACCGCTCAAAGGCAACCCGCTGGCGGTGGTGCTTGGGGCGGACAGCCTCAGCGACCAGCAGATGGCCGACTTCGCCAATTGGACCAACCTCAGCGAAACCACGTTTTTGCTGACACCGCGCGATCCAAGGGCTGACTATCGGGTAAGAATTTTCACCACTGTGCAGGAACTGCCCTTCGCCGGGCATCCGACACTGGGCAGTTGCCACGCGTGGCTGAAAGCGGGCGGCGTGCCCAAAGGCGAAGTCATCATCCAGGAGTGCGAAGTCGGCCTGGTGCATATCCGCCGTCAAGGCGACGAGCTGGCGTTTATTGCGCCGCCCTTGTTGCGCTCAGGCCCGGTGCAAGACGACGTGCTGGAGCGCGTGCGCCAGGGGCTGAACCTTGCGCCGCAGGCAATCGTGCGCAGCCAATGGGTGGACAACGGAGCTGGTTGGCTGGCGGTGATGCTGGCCGATCGCCAGGCGGTACTCGACGTGCAACCTGACTACGCCCGATTGCTTGGCCTCGCGGTAGGCGTGATCGGCCCTTGCAACCCGGCGCACGACGACGTGAACGCGCAATTTGAAGTGCGCGGGTTTATCGCCGGTGACGGCGCCCCGGAAGACCCCGCCACCGGTAGCCTGAATGCCGGCGTTGCGCAATGGCTGCTGGGTGAGGAACTGGCGCCTGAGCACTATGTGGTCAGCCAAGGCACGGTATTGGGGCGCGCGGGGCGTATTCGCATTGAACGCCAAGGCGAAAATATCTGGGTCGGTGGTGCCGTCGCGGTGTGTATTGAAGGGCGTCTACAGCTCTAGATCAATGAATTATTACGGGCCGCGCAATACACTGTTGGCCCCTGGGCGTTTGTGCTACGGGGGGCTGGGGCATAAGCTTTTGCCCACAGTTTTTTGTCTTGCCCAGGAAAACCATGACCAGCCAGTTCCCCCAAGCCCGCCCACGCCGCCTGCGCCGCTCTCCGGAGCTGCGTGGTTTGTTCCAGGAAACCGAGTTCACCCTCAACGACCTGGTGCTGCCGATTTTCGTCGAAGAAGAAATCGACGACTTCGTGCCGATCACCAGCATGCCGGGCGTGCAGCGCATCCCTGAGAAAAAACTGGCCGGCGAGATCGAGCGCTATGCCCGCGCCGGCATCAAGTCGGTGATGACGTTTGGGGTGTCCCACCACCTGGACGCCAGCGGCAGCGACACCTGGAAAGAACGCGGCCTGGTCTCGCGCATGTCCTCAATCATCAAGGACGCTGTGCCGGAAATGATCGTGATGTCCGATACCTGTTTTTGCGAATACACCGACCACGGCCACTGCGGCGTCATGCACGGCGCCCATGTCGACAACGATTTGACCCTGATCAACCTCGGCAAACAAGCCGTGGCCGCCGCCCGTGCCGGTGCCGACGTGATCGCACCGTCTGCCGCCATGGACGGCCAGGTCCAGGCCATCCGCCGCGCCTTGGACGACGCCGGTTTCACCCACATCCCGATCATGGCCTACTCGACCAAATTCGCGTCGGCCCTCTACGGCCCCTTCCGCGAAGCCGGCGGCAGCGCACTCAAGGGCGACCGCAAAAGCTACCAGATGAACCCGATGAACCGCCGCGAAGCCGTGCGCGAATCGCTGCTCGACGAACAGGAAGGCGCGGACGCCCTGATGGTCAAACCGGCCGGTGCCTATCTGGACATCATCCGCGACATCCGCGAAGCCTCACGCCTGCCGGTGGCGGCATATCAGGTAAGCGGTGAATACGCGATGATCAAGTTCGGCGCCCAGGCGGGGGCGATTGATGAGGACCGCGTGGTTCGCGAGACCCTGGGCTCGATCAAACGGGCGGGTGCGGATTTGATTTTTACCTACTTTGCGCTGGATTTGGCGTTGGCGGGGATCTAAAGCCTTTGCGAAACCCTGTGGTTCAGCGAGCGAGCTTTTGTGGTGAGCGAGCTTGCTCGCGTTGGGCTGCGTAGCAGCCCCACTACTGACCGCCGGTCTATCTGAAGAATCGCTTTGCCCTGACTGGCGCCGTGGTTTTATTCGCCGTGGTGTCTGGTGTTGGAGGGAGGTGGGGATAAGTGATTGGCGACCTGTCCCTGGGACAGACCAAGCAGTCAAGGTTGCATGAAGTACAAGTTGGACAGGGATCCAGTAATTTTTTTGGCTTTGCCTTTTTTCAGGTACTCGCTGAACTCAAGTTCTAGAGACTCTTTATGAGTGTATTTCTTATACTTGCTCGGCACTTCGCAAGCGTACATATATAACCTCCAAGAGTCGAAACCATCGATCCGTTCATCTGGGCCGTAATCAAAGTTGACACATATTTCAGATAGATAAACACTGCAACCAATCCCATGCAGCTCGTAAGTTACGTCGTCCGTGACTGAGCCTCGTTGCGGGATCTTCTTTGAGCGCCATAGCCTGAGAATGTTTTTTGTTCCAAATGATTGCTCAAGTAAATCTGTCGCTTTTTTACTTGCGCTAAATACTCGGTTATCAAGTTTTCTAGGGTCTGGGTTTTCATCGTCTTGGTAGGTGGTGGGCTGGGTATATTTTTCTGTCGCTTTGTTTGTTATTTTCAATTCGCACGGTTCTGTTGGAAAGGGCTCTCTTATTGATACTTTGCCTATTAACGGTTTTCATAGAGGTTTCAGTGTTAATTTATTTAATCTGTTTTTGTCTAGCTGTGGAGATAGTCGTACACATCTTTTTTTGATTCTCTCTATATTTAAAGAGTTTTTCGATGATGTTGTTTGCATGTTCGCCATGACATATGAGCTGTGCGATTATGTGGGGAAGTCATCGCCAATTGTGAGTGGCGATTTTTTGTCATCGACGATTGCTTTGGTATTGAAGTGTGGGCCGTGATTGCCTTTTTTATGACCTAAGGAATGTTCGCGAATTTCAACTATTTTACCGTTTGACTAGGGGGTGCTTACCTTATTTGCAAGAATATCTTTATCCGATGTTGACGCTGAATGTTTGGGTGAGGTTAGCTGTGAATGTATTCGTACACCCCTGTATGGGAGATTTCCTCAATGTTTAAGGTGCTGATCGCATGTTCTAGTCTGGGTGCATGTATAGAGTGACATATGACTTGAGCGACGCCATGTGTTTCAGTGTCATAAAACCTGAATGCCAAATTTTCTTCATCTGCCAATATTAATTTCAAGTCGTCAGTAGTGGAGATGTATTTTAAATGACTTAGTCGCTGCCACAATAGCTCTACTTGGTAGTCTTGTTTTGCCATTAAGGTTACATGGCTACGATATGTCTTTAACTTTTTTGGATCTATATGTTCTGGATTGGTGTTTAGATGCTCAACTCCTGAATAAATTGAGGTTTCTTCATTTTTTCTGAATATGTCTTTGAGTGCTGAGCTTTTCGCAAAGCGCTTTAACGCTAGGTACTCCTGTGTCTTGCTGTATTTGGGAGCTCTTGTGGTGTACCAAGTGAGTATTACTGGCCACTCATGTTTCAATACTAGTGCGAGGGCGAGCCAAGTTTTCCATACGCTTTCAAAGTCTTGATTGAGAAATGTGATCGTGACATACCCTTGGTCTTCTGTTGGATGTGGGTAGGCCCAGGGGTGTATACCGGTTTTGTGTATGAAGACTGTGTCCATTGATCACCTTTTAAAATACGTATGAGAGTCAGTGCCGATGTCTAACGGAACTTTTACACCCTCTACGGTTACCTCGGTATTGAAGTGTGGAGCATGATTGCCTTTTTCATGACCTAACGAATGTTCACGAATTTCTACATCTCTATAAAGTAATTTGAATTCGTAAACCCTTCCTTGAATGTAGCGATCTTGGTCAGTGATGATCTCTCGGTAAACACGTTCGGGATGCTGAGTCTTAGGTACACCTCCAATTTTTTTTGCCCTTTTAAGAGCTCCATTTCTAGAAAGATTGGTATCAAAGCCTTTGGGTATCTCAGCGTCACCCTCATTGACTTTAACGTTTTCCGCCGGATTTTCTGAGCGTTTTTTGGGTTTACATCCATCCTCCCCCGGACACCTGCTCAACCCTAGCGGGTCCACCCACCCCGTAGGATTGGGCACGTACTGGTAGGCGTTGATCCCACCCGCCAGCTTCACCGGATCTGGCGTCAGGTAACGACCAATATCCGGATTGTAGTAGCGATGGCGGTTGTAGTGCAGTCCGCTTTCCGGATCGAAGTATTGGCCTTGGAAACGCAGCGGGTTGTCGATTTTTCCTATGTCGAGGCGGCTGATTTGGCCGTAGGCGCGGTAGTGGGCGGACCAGACAATTTCGCCATCAGGAGCTGTGAGTTCCTGCGGCGTGCCGAGGTGGTCGAGTTGGTAGTGGTAGGGCTGGGTTTCGTCTGGGCCGAAGCCTTCCAGCAGCGCCAGCGGCCGAAAGCTGTCCGGTTCATAGATAAAACTGCGATGCCGATCCGCATGGTGTTCGGCGATCAGTTTGTCGCCTTGCCAGAAAAACTCGGTCGTTATGCCATCGACGGTTTTGCTGATGCGCCGCCCAAACGGGTCATAGCGGTAGCTGGCGGTTTGGCCGTTGGGCTGGGTAATGCTGATCAGCCGGTGCTGGCAGTCGTAGCGGTACTCGGTGACTAACGCATGCCCGCGGCCGCGCCGTTCGCGGATGAGGTTGCCGAAGGCGTCATAGTCGTAATGCCGGTCGCCCTGGATCATCAGGCGGTTGCCCGCCACGATGTCCGGGCCGGGACGGTCGTGCATCAGCAGGTTGCCGGCCGGGTTGTGGCCGAAACGTTCCTGCAGGTCCTGCGAGTGGTCGGCGCGGGTGAGGCGGCCTAGTGGGTCGTAGCGGTAGTGGTGTTCGCCTTTGCGGGTGTCGTTCAGGCGAGTGAGGTTGCCGGCTTTGTCGTAGTCGTAGTGGCGTTGGTAGAGGTGGTTTTCCTGCTGCGTGACGCTGTGGGCGTGCAGGCGGTGCTGGTCGTCGTAGTGGTAGTGGCTGAGCAGTTGACCTTGTTGGCGTTGGTGCTCTTGGCCGGCTTTGAAAAGGTGGGAAGTCAGCAGTGTGCCGTTCAACTCAACGGTGGCGAGTTGGCCGCCTTTGGCATGGTTGAAGGTCAGTCGATTGTTGTCCGGCAAGCGCAGGTGTTGCAGTTGACCGCAGACGTCGTAGCCATAACGCAAGGTGCCCCAGCCTTGATGCTCGGCGGTCAGGCGGTTTTGTGTGTCGTACTCGTAGGCCAGCGCCCAGTGGCCGTCGTCGACGCTGAGGAGGTTGCCTTGGCGGTCGTAGGCGTAATCAACGGTATTGCCGTCGGGCAGGGTTTTTCGTACAAGGCGGCCGGCGTGATCGCGCTGGTAAACGGTAACTAGCTGACTGCTATCGTCGCCGTGTTCGGTTTTTTCCTGAAGGTTGCCGTTAAGGTCGTAGACGTAGGCGGTGCGCTGGCCGTCGAAGCCGATTTCCTGCTGGATCAGGCCGTTGGGGTGGTAGTTGAGCCGGTAGGTTTCGCCGACTTCGTTTTCGATTTCGGTGAGCAGCAGTCGGGCGTTGTCGTAGCGGTAGTTGACCTGGCTGCCATCGGCGTTGAGGCGGCGGCTGATCAGGTGCAGGCCATCGGCGTATTCGTAGCGGGTGACGTGGCCGCGTTCGTCGCGTTCGGCGGTGATTTTTCCGTAGGGGTTGTAGCTGTATTCGCGGGTTGCGCCGCCCGGCAGTACAACACGCGTTAACCGACCAACGCTGTCCCATTGATACCCGGTCAGCGCGCCCTGTTCATCCTCGCGGGCAATCTGGCGGCCCAGATCATCGTAGCGATAGCGCTTGGTGTCGCCATTGGGCAGTTGCTCTTCAAGGAGCTGACCGCGTTCATTCCACACCAGGCGATGACAACTGTGGTCGGGATACCAAACCCCCGTCAGTTGCCCGTATTTGTTGTAGCTGTAGTCCGTCACCTCACCATCGGGATCGGTCCTACGCGTTACGTCGCCCTGATCGTTACGCTCGTACTTCCAAACCGCCTCACCACGCCGCACCACCCGTACGAAGCCGTTGTCATGCTCGTAGGACGTCGGCGCGTCATCCCCCGGAAACACCGCCACCAAGCGTCCGGCATCGTCGTACTGATACGCCGTCAC
This region of Pseudomonas asgharzadehiana genomic DNA includes:
- a CDS encoding PhzF family phenazine biosynthesis protein, giving the protein MPTFDFKQLDVFSSVPLKGNPLAVVLGADSLSDQQMADFANWTNLSETTFLLTPRDPRADYRVRIFTTVQELPFAGHPTLGSCHAWLKAGGVPKGEVIIQECEVGLVHIRRQGDELAFIAPPLLRSGPVQDDVLERVRQGLNLAPQAIVRSQWVDNGAGWLAVMLADRQAVLDVQPDYARLLGLAVGVIGPCNPAHDDVNAQFEVRGFIAGDGAPEDPATGSLNAGVAQWLLGEELAPEHYVVSQGTVLGRAGRIRIERQGENIWVGGAVAVCIEGRLQL
- the hemB gene encoding porphobilinogen synthase, translated to MTSQFPQARPRRLRRSPELRGLFQETEFTLNDLVLPIFVEEEIDDFVPITSMPGVQRIPEKKLAGEIERYARAGIKSVMTFGVSHHLDASGSDTWKERGLVSRMSSIIKDAVPEMIVMSDTCFCEYTDHGHCGVMHGAHVDNDLTLINLGKQAVAAARAGADVIAPSAAMDGQVQAIRRALDDAGFTHIPIMAYSTKFASALYGPFREAGGSALKGDRKSYQMNPMNRREAVRESLLDEQEGADALMVKPAGAYLDIIRDIREASRLPVAAYQVSGEYAMIKFGAQAGAIDEDRVVRETLGSIKRAGADLIFTYFALDLALAGI
- a CDS encoding DUF6896 domain-containing protein, with protein sequence MKITNKATEKYTQPTTYQDDENPDPRKLDNRVFSASKKATDLLEQSFGTKNILRLWRSKKIPQRGSVTDDVTYELHGIGCSVYLSEICVNFDYGPDERIDGFDSWRLYMYACEVPSKYKKYTHKESLELEFSEYLKKGKAKKITGSLSNLYFMQP
- a CDS encoding HNH/endonuclease VII fold putative polymorphic toxin, giving the protein MVEIREHSLGHKKGNHGPHFNTKAIVDDKKSPLTIGDDFPT
- a CDS encoding RHS repeat-associated core domain-containing protein, translating into MIPVIASFVLAPMDADAPDVERVLRDLRNCLNTFDDWTESVWSGSALEVEQVFKVGEEVALIAPVSSRKPSTVVATCDAQGSMTLVHLFESTRFVPIGNTPVMLQAIARDGSPTGPPIHRTIGPGGTLEIQECTRDQQYQITFYPDVSTDHVKALYASYQSVIAGLETGLRDEWAKTFKPQWDEFADAPSLQRSAMQGAAFSSGLAQALYNLWDNITQVYELLSDLQANSEKLLAYISQADLDELLTLGSDAIAHALLVLSDEPLLFIFISAMVSWIRLLPPPQMFELLGEITGEVLINLLLMWATAGTGVTLRLGAQALGAIKSARVRGLLELLARHLVRPGLEPHVAAARPLLLGSAPTPIKTIPVAPLKAGEHVVSNPVPLVRNKSQRTVLVRQESVDDVPVVATNPKGDAATSADKTATNGCPVSMVTGEELLTLTDGVLDGILPFEWTRLYRTSAVEVDVGLGFGWSHSLAQRLSVSGDSVVWTDHENRSTEFPLPTEARPAITNSLAEAAIYLGASPDELVLAQASRFYHFRDGVLVSISDAYDNRLRISRDVVGRIARLDNGVGRSLCLRYELGRMVAVDYQVQRAKGYEPYEWITEQSVVSYAYDDAGRLVSATNAVGESEVYRYDEQHVILERGLAGGASFFWEWERSGKAARCVRHWASFSQMDTRYAWGEDGRVVVQNADGSQEVYVHDDRARLVQRIDPDGAQHFKSYDDKGRLTVEQDPLGAVTAYQYDDAGRLVAVFPGDDAPTSYEHDNGFVRVVRRGEAVWKYERNDQGDVTRRTDPDGEVTDYSYNKYGQLTGVWYPDHSCHRLVWNERGQLLEEQLPNGDTKRYRYDDLGRQIAREDEQGALTGYQWDSVGRLTRVVLPGGATREYSYNPYGKITAERDERGHVTRYEYADGLHLISRRLNADGSQVNYRYDNARLLLTEIENEVGETYRLNYHPNGLIQQEIGFDGQRTAYVYDLNGNLQEKTEHGDDSSQLVTVYQRDHAGRLVRKTLPDGNTVDYAYDRQGNLLSVDDGHWALAYEYDTQNRLTAEHQGWGTLRYGYDVCGQLQHLRLPDNNRLTFNHAKGGQLATVELNGTLLTSHLFKAGQEHQRQQGQLLSHYHYDDQHRLHAHSVTQQENHLYQRHYDYDKAGNLTRLNDTRKGEHHYRYDPLGRLTRADHSQDLQERFGHNPAGNLLMHDRPGPDIVAGNRLMIQGDRHYDYDAFGNLIRERRGRGHALVTEYRYDCQHRLISITQPNGQTASYRYDPFGRRISKTVDGITTEFFWQGDKLIAEHHADRHRSFIYEPDSFRPLALLEGFGPDETQPYHYQLDHLGTPQELTAPDGEIVWSAHYRAYGQISRLDIGKIDNPLRFQGQYFDPESGLHYNRHRYYNPDIGRYLTPDPVKLAGGINAYQYVPNPTGWVDPLGLSRCPGEDGCKPKKRSENPAENVKVNEGDAEIPKGFDTNLSRNGALKRAKKIGGVPKTQHPERVYREIITDQDRYIQGRVYEFKLLYRDVEIREHSLGHEKGNHAPHFNTEVTVEGVKVPLDIGTDSHTYFKR